From the Bacillus tuaregi genome, one window contains:
- the mobA gene encoding molybdenum cofactor guanylyltransferase, translating to MKTTAIILAGGKSSRMGTNKALLELNGKTVIEGIVESLHRVADELLLVTNTPSDYQFLHLPMTEDKWKGMGPLAGIEAGLSASKTEHNLIVACDMPFISVELGRYLLSCLEEYQAAVPEISGQLHPLFAAYRKDVCPVVKKSLEENQLRIRHFLHSIHVKIVKNDLLQSLGLQDEELYFFNMNDRDEYERAFTFIQQKSSTSAFGR from the coding sequence GTGAAGACAACGGCAATCATCCTTGCAGGAGGAAAATCAAGCCGAATGGGGACGAACAAGGCCCTGCTTGAGCTAAATGGAAAAACCGTCATTGAAGGAATCGTAGAAAGTCTACATAGAGTAGCAGATGAGCTTCTCCTTGTGACGAATACACCTAGTGACTACCAATTCCTGCACCTGCCCATGACAGAGGACAAATGGAAGGGAATGGGACCTCTTGCCGGGATTGAGGCCGGTCTGTCTGCTTCAAAAACAGAGCATAACCTCATAGTTGCCTGTGATATGCCGTTTATTTCTGTTGAGCTAGGGCGGTATTTATTATCCTGCCTTGAGGAATACCAAGCAGCTGTTCCGGAGATATCCGGGCAGCTGCATCCGCTTTTTGCGGCGTATCGAAAGGATGTCTGCCCGGTGGTGAAAAAATCCCTCGAGGAAAACCAACTGCGTATCAGACACTTTTTACATAGTATTCATGTTAAAATAGTAAAGAATGATTTATTACAGTCACTAGGTCTTCAGGATGAGGAGCTTTACTTTTTTAATATGAATGACCGTGATGAATATGAAAGGGCTTTTACCTTCATTCAGCAGAAGTCCTCCACTTCTGCATTTGGGAGATGA